The Sebastes umbrosus isolate fSebUmb1 chromosome 4, fSebUmb1.pri, whole genome shotgun sequence genomic sequence GAAAGCACTGGTGATTGGCATATTTACCACTTTTCTTCTTGATTTTTGCAGCGCTCTGTAATGGGCACACCTGTAGGAAAAGTTGGAGGCCTCAATGTGACGGTGGATATTGAGGTAAATTTGAATTATGCATTTTTGGTACAGGTATTGAATCAGTTTCTTTCTAAAAACATGATGGAAATATGTTCTCATCAGAGCAAAGCCTCAGAACGTGTGTTTTATCCTCCGCTGCAGAAATCGCCACAATCCTACTCCATCACTCCAAACGGCAACAAACCTCTGTCCAAAAGTGCAGAAGATTACGGGATGGACCAGAACAGTGACGACTCCACTGATGATGAGTCTGCTCCAAGGAAACCTATTCCATCATGGGCAGAAGGTAGGCATGATTTAATAGAACTGTCATTTACTATGATGATCAGACTCGATATATGTGACCTGCTgtagtgttgttttttaatacagtttaataatGTTTTGTAATGCACAAAGTTGAAATTGACTGTTAGGTAAACCCCTCCCTCGAACACCAgttgtccaatcatagcttagcaaccaTAACTAGGCATGGCAGGTCTGTCGAGGTCAGTCAATCGTAATATTAGGCTTGTTCGAGATGAACTGTACCTCGTCTGGAAAGTGGACAAGATCAGGCGGGGGGGCGGTGACgaaaagctgcggtcaagtcggacaaTTTCCAGCACccttcaaagaatttacaggaagtcaaaGAATTGGTTAGATCCTTCACCGGTGAAggattctgcgcaggcctggctcacAATTGTGAATGTTGCATGCCTGTTAACCTAGTTAGTTTTAGACCTATTGGGGGTTTTGCCCAGTGTGATGTCATGTTGTGTCGTCTTAAATGAAAACGTATTTAAATTTTTCTCCTCCCAGGTCACAATCTGCAGCAGATAATTATGAAGCAGTACTTCAACCCTCCTGATTTAGACTCTTTCTTCGGAACAATTGAACCACCAAAACTGGAAAACATCTTTTACAAGAGCAAGCCTCGCTATTTTAAACGCACCAGCTCCGCCGTGTGGCACTCGCCTCCGGTCGGAAACAAGTAACATCTGTACAGTGATACAGATACACATTGCTGTATAAAGTTTAATCTTTGTTTTAAAGTCTGTTTCCAATAAAGtcacttgtttttttctctgtttaagGTTTTAGTTATCAACATTTTAGGACATATTCTTACTAGTTATGTAAATATATCATGGATCTAAGTGatacattaatgaaaatgaTGCGTCACGCTTGGACTTGAAAATGGGTGTTTATAACCTAGCTGGGATGAGAACATTTGAAAGTTTTTGCCAAGTGATCAGTAAAAACTTTCATTTGTATAATGTGTGTACCGACTGTAAATTATAGCAGAATTCTTATGTTTGGGATTTATTCAGGTGTATTAAAATggttcaaagtaaaaaaaatcttgtgtaTGTTTCAGCTTTTGAATGGATTTGATAATACCTGACAAATAAATTATGTAGCTGAACATTTCTGCGGCTGTCCACACTTATAGATTTCAGTTATTTTAGCTGATTGGACCTCTGCTTGGTCACTTGACTCCATGCTCTAATAAGACTGATAAAAGTGTAATGTTAACCATCCACCAGGTGCCAAAAGCTATTaagagttagttagttagcagTCTGTACATAATCACACAGTCCTGAGAGGAGCTCTAATCTGTCCAAACAAGATCACCTGTGTGGATGTAGAATGGGTGTGCAGGGCTTTTGAATGAAACAAGTCATTACAACCAACTTGTGCTGATAAAGGTCctttttgatgacattttgacttttgctTGAGCTGTATCAACAAAACATGATACTGAGGCAACATGCACTACAACAGATCTCTGGAAATGCTATGGCATGTGGCAAAGTGTCTGCTTTAAAATGATCTTACATTACCCAGCAGCCCATAACAAAATGgcttaatatttaattttactttatgATTGTTGAAGGCCATTAATTGGTAATTTCAGTATGGCGTGAAGTCCTTGAGGAGCTCAGAAAAATGAGAATTTGAACATCTTACAAATCCACGATAAACTACACGCttcatctgctgaggaagacctGCTGCTATgatcgaaagctccagaaaagcGACTAAATTGGTCATGTGGtaagattgttttgtcaactgtATCTCAACATTTATGGTAAATTTGGTAAAAGTGGCCTTTTTAAGTCATTTTCCCCtgtcatttaaaggtcccatatcatgctcattttcaggttcatactcattccgtctgcctgaatatacctgtatttaccctctgtctgaaatgctccgttttagtgcatttaaacggaattgcgttgctaggcgacagcttgggtccatgtttacttcctgtcagctgatgttatttacatacactgcaaccggaaataaactggaacacattgagaatgtttacgtttcaaACTGTGTAatgatttatatattgtatatttgtgacatcacaaatggacagaaatcctgacagcttgtttcaaatgcagagtttctgaatacgggctgtgtgtgtatttccctgtggattgagtgtttcgatactttcacagtatttaaataggacttaagcctgctttataataaaaaaacatgaaaatctcacttttttataatatgggacctttaatgtcgTAACCACCCCGCCCCTTTAAACTGCTAGTATGAACATAATGCGAGGGAGCGACCTCCTCACGTTATGACAGCAGCAGTGCGTGTTTGCTCTGGCAGCAGGTAACGTGTTCACGTCAGCAAGTATGCTAACTTCTGTCGTTGGGAATTTAACCAGTTACTTTTGTGAGTCCGACAAGTCCGACATCAACAAACCAGGTAACGTTTCGTTTACATAACCGGCTGATGCACAGATTCCTAGTTTACCTGCCGTGTTGTAGCTATAGTGATGAACTGATGGAGAGTCACTAGGTAACAGTGCCTAGCAACGGTAACCTAGGGTATCCAGGGCAACATGACTTGTAGTTAGCTAGTGTAATGCTAGGCTACACCAATAACATCAGGCATGGCTACTTTCCTCTTTAAGGTAGTGTTAGCAAGTCATCCTTCATCATTACATGTATGTTCATAGACGTCTTAATCTTTAGcgttaatactaatactacgTTATGCCATAAAAGATGTATTAATAACTAGTTAGCTGTGTATCTGGGCAATAAGCTAATTCATCAGAGTACCAGTAGTTCCACTAAACTGTTCACAGTGAGGGGGATTACACAGATAAAGTGTTGTCTGtagaataaatagttaaatgtaaataattcTATGCAGTTTCCATTGTGTCGTGGTCAAGGTAGACATCTGAAATATTGGGCAAGTAAATCCAAAATGAACTGCAAGTAAAGATTAAAGCAAGATATTAACTAGcacaaatcagtttttattattattattataacccaCCCTTCAAGTGGTGGATGACAGTTATTTGATAATTCATTGGACTGCAtgtttacttaaaggtgcagtctTTTGGAAATCACTCAGTTTAGCAGGAGATTTAGTGACaagtagatatatatatagtgagAAGACTAATGTGTCAGGTGATGTCTGTAGGGAAGGTGGAGAGGTGTGGTATCATCTAAAGTGCATttgtatggaagtttttattgaactttattagttgtaacccacagaagacattccacaaatgtgtaccatgatttccaaatatttcactatccacaaacatgtatttttgtatttgtgttgtgtaaagtcacatccacaaaaataaagggcgaattgcaaatacgcataaatAAAGTCCATCCGCATattaataaagtccaataaaaacttccatactgCGGCACCAAtcggacaaaaacaaacaggaggaaagttacaaatgtcatgtggcccataaatccacaggaagcgatctgcaaatgcgcaaatgtcattccacgtgtagaaatagatgcacaaatgcatacatatcactttacatgtaaaccttaaaatacgtatttacagagtaagttatgcgtatttgcaaatcgccctttatttttgtggatgtgactttacacaacacaaatacaaaaaatacatgtttgtagatggtgaaatatttgcagatcatggtacacatttgtggaatgtcttctgtgggttacaactaataaagtccaataaaaacttccatacatTTGCCTTTGTCTGGATGTTTGTGGCCAGGCATTGGTTCATGATGCAACACAAACTGCATCCGCTGAGTTCAAGTATCTCCCTGTAGGTGTATTATTAGCAGTCGTCTGTAATGATATACTCCCTTACATTTAACCTGCACAACACAGTGTCATGGAAATGTGTCCACTCATTTATTCAATGTTGTAATTTATACAGAAATGAGTTCGCAAATCCGACAGAACTTCCACCAGGACTGTGAGGCTGCCATTAACAGGCAGATAAACCTGGAGCTCTACGCCTCTTATGTTTACCTCTCAATGGTAAGAAATGCTTTTAAAGCCAGCAATGCAATGTCATCTTTTCTGCCTTAATGCTCACAGCTCAGTGCTGTTTGTGTGCTATTATGCAAGacataaaaaatgtttctttatttttgttttcaggcATACTATTTTGATAGGGATGACAAATCCCTACCAAATTTTGTAAAGTTCTTCCACGCACAGTCCAAAGAGGAGCGTAAGCATGCAGAGAAGCTGATGAATTTGCAGAACAAGCGGGGAGGCAGGATTTTTCTTCAGGACATCAGGGTATGTACTGATACTTCTTCTACTCAACTTACAGTCTGTAAACGGTGTCCTTTTTTTGGGATAATGGTACCAATATCGGTTTTCTATGTAGATTCACAAAGTACCGGAAAGTGGGGTGCTGAAAGTACCAACTGATGATGCAATTATTAATTCATCTGTtggttatttttgtaaaatcaATATGACCCCAGGGTTGAATTATTTATGTCCATCTTAGAAACCTGATAGGGATGAGTGGGGGAGCGGCCTGGAGGCTTTggagtgctgcttgcagctggAGAAAAGTGTAAACCAATCCCTGCTGGACCTGCAGAAAATGGCGACTGAACACAATGATCCTCATGTAAGCAGCAGACTAATGTACACCACATACACTAGAATGCCTGACTTCAGTGGCATTCAACTTAAAATGAATTTTGCACAGCAATGCTATGTACATTCAGCTTTAGAGAACTTGCATCATTTGAACATTTGAAGGATCTGACAGTCTAACAAGATAAACCGttctgtcctttttttcccacagtTGTGTGACTTCattgaaacacattttctggATGAACAGGTCAAATCTATCAAACAGCTCGCTGACTGGATATCCAACTTGCGTCTCATGGGAGCCCCTCAGAATGGCATGGCTGAGTACCTCTTTGACAAACACACCATGGCTGACGAGGGCAGTTAAACTGCGCTGGGACGCTCATGATCATCCTGGTCAACGCTGCATGTCACCCTgtcctttttatttatgtttgttagctgtcaatcatctgCAAAATTTGCAAAAGGCATAGATGGCTCTCTAAACTGGACTACTGCAGACCTCACTTCACGTTACATACCAGATTAGAATGGAtggttttatagaaataaagacTGCGATAACCTTTAATTAATGCCAGTTATgttcatacttcctgatattTTCCTGATTGTAAACACCAAAAACACTGAAACTAAGTTTGGTTGAACTTCGAAATGCATCTTTTGAGCAATAAGTACTGTATATGGAGGCTGGACTGTGCCAATgtcatattttaattatttaataatttatttattttttaaaattcagtttgtaatatctatatatattatatatttttttccttttgctaTGAGTTTTaagctatgttcacactacgagcaacaAAATGGCCAAGCATGGCCAGCTACATTTTTAGGGGGACAGGTTGATTCTCTCAGCAGTTGCTTTAATTAATgtgatttattcatatttgtagTTGTGAATTTAAGTCGAAGTGTACACACAGTTTCCCTgtctaataaaataaatagtgaaaaatactctcaagttacattttttttattgaaaaaaccAAGGAAACAATATGATACTGAATATTTATTAAAGAGTACACTGAAACAATGCTGAAAAGACTAGTTTCTTTAAGAATATACACATTTTGGCTTCTTGTGGTTGAGCTTCAGAAGAAACTGGAAAGTTATTTTTCCTTCACATGTTGACGGTTTAATCTCTTAAGGTGCTTTTTGCGTCACAAGTAGGTTAATTGTTCTATAAGAGCATAACAGGAAGTAGAGATTAACTCGGTGTTTGTGACAAATACTTCTCAGTTGTGTGCCGGGCTCAGATGACTGTTATGCAGTACAGCTGTAACGTAGATCAGTGCCTGTTTGTGTGAAATATTTTGAATGCCAGATCTGATACTAAAACAGTCCGTCACACCTTGTTTTCACAGTcctgctctctccctcctgcCGCCTTGTTCACTGCACCGGCCACCAAAACGCCCAGTAGGTCCCCTTCAGCCAATGAGATCCCTGAATCATTGGGTGAGTGTTGCTGAATGGTTTCCTCCTGCGATGACGCTGACGTGGAAACTGTGTTCATGTTGTTGCTCGGCCCGCCGTTGGTGCCCCCGTTGCTTGCCCTCATGTTGGTGCCGAAGTTCCCATGGTTGCTAAAATTAGTGTGACTTGTACCGTTGCAGAGACTTCCCGTTGTGCCAGCGCTGTTGGTGCTTGTTGCATTAATGCTGCTAGAGCTGCTGTTTGGATTAATGGGATTTGCTGCCGCTGTGcgagagggaggagtgaacgAGAACACCCTTTCTCCTCCGCTTCCTGCCGCTCGAGCACTTGGGGTTCCGGGCTGGCTGTCAGCTGAGGGGAGGGTGTCCAGAGTGAGGTGGGGAGGTAGAGGGCGGCGAGACAGCAGGCCGTGTCCAGGTCTGAGTTTAGATATTGGGCAGAGTTCAGGTGGAGGGTCGGGGAAGGAGAAGGTTGGAGTGCTCGGCACCTTGCCGTCCTCACTCAGCCAGGGGAAAGCGGAGGACGGTGGTGGGGGGACGTGGTTGGGGGTGTCGGGAGGCAGCTGCTGTGAGCCGACCATCGGAGGAGCGAGGGAGCTGCAGCTGCGGTCCCACTCGTTCTGCGTCCGTCGGGCAGGGCGAGGGCGAGGAACCGCAGGGGGCACGCAGTGGATGGGTGTTTGTGGGCAGCTGTAGAAACCCGGTCTCTCATAAAGGGGCATGTTGGAGAAGGCATAGTCTGGATCTCGCTCGTGGTTCAAAGGCAGACGGCCTTGATTCGGAGTCGATGGCGCCTCTGGATGCAGGTAAAGAGGGAAGCGGCTTAGTGGAGCTCCAGGGCGGCGGCGCAGCAGAGAGACCCGGGAGGCACGAGGAAAGTTAGGGGACTGGACACCGAGGAGACGACCCAGTCCTCCGAGCAGCGGGGTGGAGTAGTTGGCTTCCTCATTTTCTTTGATTTGCCCCAGATTGGACTGAAACTCCATCTCCTCCTTAGGAACACTAGATTAAATATGTGGTTATATGATGGTTAGGAGAGTATTTCTCAGTATTTAAGAATTGACTGCCAGAAAATAAAACCATTACTGAACCTGATGTCCAGGGCTGAGCCCATGAAGGAGGGTTTGCGGTGTTCAGCACTGGCAGCAGTGTAGGGAGGCTGAGGTTCAGACTCATTCCAGTACATATCCCTCTCAACCAGCGGCAGGCTGTCGTACATCTCATCCACAGACAACAAGGACACCTGGGAGGCAACAGAAACCACAGCAAGTAGAACAAGACGGCTTCTGTCTGCAGCTGATGGAAAAAATAGCAAACAGTTTGAATCCGAACCTGTAAATTGCGATCGACGAGCCAGTTGGTTTCaaagtcatcatcatcttcaccaAAAGGATTTATGAGTTGCTCTGCCACCTGAGACCACGAGCAGGAAAGACCACAATACAGCTCAGAGGGACAAATGAATAACGTTTCTTGTGCGGCGTCAGTGTGGCCTGATTCTCACCTTCAGCCAACCGACGTAGAAGAAAAACTGCAGCAGTGTGAAAACAGGCAGGTAGAAGTCCAGATCGTGACCAGGGTAACCCTGAGCTGGATCCAAGAACTGACGACCAATCAGACAAGCCAGGAAGAAGCTGTAGACCGCCACTGTCGCCACCTAGTTAGAAGACACGAATCAGGTGTGTTTCACAACTACCGCTGAGAAGAAAAGTGTCAATTGTCACTGAATGAAAACTATTCAATCTATTTGTTCTACCACCAAGGCATCTACTACATTTCAGTCACAGCACAGGATATCAACAAAACCTGAGTATAGACGAGAGGCAGGCTGATCCAGTCGTAACCGTACAGCTTCATACACTTTGCCCGTAAACTGTTCAACTCCTatacagagggaaaaaaaggcgtttttttcaaatgtttcagaGCTAAAATTGCCACAAAGCGAAGATGTTCAGGCTCTTTTGGCCTGAAGACAGATGCACATGAAGACCTACAGCGAGAATGGCAGTGAGCGCCACGTCGTTGTTGATGCGACCCTCGGTCCGAGCCCTCAGAGCCAGGCTGACGAACCACATGCAGGGAACCCAGAACTTGTTGTGAGGAGAGCGCAAGTCCTCCAGGTGCCTTAGCTCCTCCGACGTCATCAAACCTGAGGGGCACAAACACAGCGTGGAAATGAAGGAATGACTTAGTTCGACCACATCAGATGGAAACTGAACCAGTGACATGCTGGACCTCTTCACACAGTCTCTTCAGGACTTTTAAATAGTGCAATCAGATTCAGCACATTTGGATTTGGTTGTGCTGTATGTGCTAAGACTGGCAGAACCAACAACAGTGGTGGTTTCGTACCTGCCTGCACCACATGCGCCATGGTGGGAAACCTCTTATAGACGGCTGTGCTGACAGAGCGGTAGATGAGCACACCAGAGAGGTTGGCGTATCGCATCAGAGTCCGTCGGGTCAGCCTGGAGGCCTCATCCGCTCCACGAACATGACCGCCCACTAATGCCGCCAAGCGGTCCGGCCAGGGGACGTTCTCAAACTGGCCCCACCAACGGGACACGACCAAGGTGACATAGAAACCTGAACAAGTAAAGAATTGCATGCCAACCTCCTGTGATTGTTTTCAGGAACAGAGTCTTAGATTGAGATATAGATTAATGCACATGAATCAATCAGCCTCAACTCACCCAGCACAAACGACACAGGGATGAGCTCTGCATAGCGGTCACAGTATATTGCCAGCTTCTCAAACAGCCTCCTCTGGTCATCATTTAACACAAACCTGATGAAGGAAACATCTATTGAGTCCATTACAACTAAAAGACAGGGAGGTGAGCCCTGTGACAAAATATTTACGCTTCTTGTTgtaaaataagatatttttcaTGTTATTATGACATATCTTGTTATTATAAAATACCAAATTAATCAGTTTTTACATGAAACTTGTCTTGTATAACATCTAATTTTGTCTTGTTATATTACAAACTACAGTGTATATGTTATAAACAAGAaactagtggtgaggttgcagaatgcaaccaactgagttccCCTCCGCTCACgcttccctttccaagactgcggtaacgtgagccaccgagtgcaaaaccatggtaacactGTTCCCCTCGCTCAgatgccatccttaccataataacactactttaggagcaacggaagtcagacggtggctggcggtaccacaattttgcactctgcagctcaggTTACTGCATTTTCACAAGCGTGTGGGAGAACTACGACGGCCTTAGGGTAACGTAAAgacatgaaagtctctctctagagccagtgtttggtttgtctgttctgggctactgtagaaacatggcggagcaacatggcggactccgtgaagaggacccgctccctatgtagatatgaagagctcattttaagctaacgaaaacacaacgattcttagtttcaggtgattatacgctaatgaaaacatagttatgaatattatattatatttctgccaatagatcccccaaaatgttacacactgtttttttaagtaacatatttaggtaaaaaaaaaatatcagaagaTATATCTTTATCAGATTTTTAAAACTCTGTGTCGCCCTGAGGAATCCAGTATAGGTCAAACAGTCAGTCTATCCACAGCCTGCTGGAGGTCATAAAATATTACTAATGgagttgtaaaatgagagtaCCTATAAACAATACTGAAGAAGTAGTAGAGCAGAGTGAAGATGATGAGCTCTCTGTAGAGCAGTTTATAGATGCTGCCCTTCCATCGCAGGAGCAGGTGAAAGAACGTCCCTAGACCTGCATCAGCAACCCTGCGAGAGTACGTTACTgtcattgctgctgctgctgctgcttgctgGCCAACTTGCTGGCTGACTGTGTCGGGACATGAAGGACACCAGTGTGGTGGCGTTCTCTGTGCTTCGCCTGAGCTCAATGTCAGCGATCAACCTGGATCTCATAAGGCCAATTTGGTCCCAAATCTAAAACGTAAAGTAAAACAGCAGCATTAGTTATTTCACTTATTTTCTCTACTTAACTCTACAATCCAGATGTTTGGATTCACTAAAAAAAGGATTTTCCATTTTCTGAACActtgaaaaaacatttaaaatagtattttttctcattttatggATCTAAAATACACCACTACATGTGAAGAGATGTAGGAGgcaaatacaaatatatgtgATGGACTCAAACACAGGGCTGTGAAGTTGTTACTCACCACACGATATGAAAACGTCTGGCCATCGTACTCGGGATGTGTGGCGGCGGCGTCCGTTGGAATGATGTTGGAGAAAGGGAagcaggaaagaaaaagagagcagGGGACTCCTACACCTCCGGTCACTTGATGTTTTAATCTGTTCCAGCAACAAAGCTGCATTGTGAGGCCAGGTCCTGTTAATCTGAACAAATCTGAGGGCAACAGAGCACCCACACCGCCACAAGTAGGCTGGTTAAAGACACGAGTGCTGAGTAGTTGTGTTTTTTGGAAATATGACCCTATGAAAGCACTTTACTCAAAGTTTAACACAGTTATTTCTCTGCCTTTTGTTGAACACACCAGTTTGAATCTCATTTCTTGATTTCAGTGAACACCTTAGAGGCaacattgattattttctgtttgaaGCATCATCCAGTATTTACTCTCTGTAATAACTCTTGATCAGGTGAGACTGtgtgtcctcctccctctgctggaaGAAATGTGTACAGCTGTGCTCTAACTGGCCAGAAGGTGTTAGTGATTAACCCTTCCTGTCTAACCAGGAGACCGAAAAGCAGGGCGAAGTGTGGACAGAGTTCAATCTTGAGATTATCAAAGCACAATTTCTgcagtttttacttttttttttgttgcagctTGGGATCAGTTTTGAACACTTTGGTGAGTATATTCTGTGTATTTTTCTGTCCTTAAATCACCCTGGATTAAGTCTCTCGCACTCCACATGTGTGTGATACTTGCATGTTTCTTAACTAAGGTTGAAGTTATATTTGCACTGGATATCTCACAAAGAAACAAATTCCTTTAGCATGACAACCTGCAAATAAAAGAGCCCCTCTGGCTCAGCAGTATTCAAAGAAAGAAGACACTGCAGAGGCCATGACTCGTCTTTTAAATTGCAGTATGTAACTCTTTCTTTTCTGAATGTAACTTCAGTGGAGACCTTTAGAAGTTGCTGAGTCTCTGCACTGCTTGAGAGAGACATGGATGCTTTCGAGGGAATTCACTGCGTCCAGATTTCCTCTTCTCCACCGTCTTCAGCGACATCCAGCCCAGGATACGAACTCATCAAAGCAGGGAGATCTGGAATAGCAGTATATTCCTCTTCAGTGTTTTTCGGCCCACCTGATGTCCTGGGACAGCCAGCCGCCAGACACAAGTGCAGCAGGAAAACTGAGGAGGAAGGCTGTGTTGTTGGACGGTGAGTGTCAAAGAAGTTTGATCTGTGCGGGCTAAACATGATTGGTTAAAAAGGTCATTTGGAGGTGCTTCCCAATGTGTAGTGTTTGATCATTTCACAGCTAATTAACTCCCTAAAGGTTACAATAATGGCTGTATAAAGGATTCAAATGCTTCATTCTCTACCATATTGGTACCACCTTCACCTACAGAAGAGACCAATATCAGTTAATTTTGCACAATTATCCAACAACAAAATTCTTCTTACATGTGGTTCGATTAGACATGATGTAATGTGAACTCAACTTCTACCCATCGTGAAGATTGAGCCCTTTAGGACTGTTGATGCGTGTAGCTataacattaaagggacagttcaggtgttttgaagtggggttgtatgaggtacttatccatggtcagtgtattacctacagtagaagacggtcggcacgcccccagtttggagaaagacAGGAATACcgacacgggagcaaagcaatgtactgctgaggTACGGGCCGGtaccaaaacatattttagccacctaaaagaaatgagacagctatacagtttatgtttccaacagggaactgaagccgttatttATGCTCtgaccaaagccaccagactccattgaaaaaaacagtaa encodes the following:
- the fth1b gene encoding ferritin, heavy polypeptide 1b isoform X2; translation: MSSQIRQNFHQDCEAAINRQINLELYASYVYLSMAYYFDRDDKSLPNFVKFFHAQSKEERKHAEKLMNLQNKRGGRIFLQDIRKPDRDEWGSGLEALECCLQLEKSVNQSLLDLQKMATEHNDPHLCDFIETHFLDEQVKSIKQLADWISNLRLMGAPQNGMAEYLFDKHTMADEGS
- the fth1b gene encoding ferritin, heavy polypeptide 1b isoform X1, with protein sequence MLTSVVGNLTSYFCESDKSDINKPEMSSQIRQNFHQDCEAAINRQINLELYASYVYLSMAYYFDRDDKSLPNFVKFFHAQSKEERKHAEKLMNLQNKRGGRIFLQDIRKPDRDEWGSGLEALECCLQLEKSVNQSLLDLQKMATEHNDPHLCDFIETHFLDEQVKSIKQLADWISNLRLMGAPQNGMAEYLFDKHTMADEGS
- the best1 gene encoding bestrophin-2, which codes for MTVTYSRRVADAGLGTFFHLLLRWKGSIYKLLYRELIIFTLLYYFFSIVYRFVLNDDQRRLFEKLAIYCDRYAELIPVSFVLGFYVTLVVSRWWGQFENVPWPDRLAALVGGHVRGADEASRLTRRTLMRYANLSGVLIYRSVSTAVYKRFPTMAHVVQAGLMTSEELRHLEDLRSPHNKFWVPCMWFVSLALRARTEGRINNDVALTAILAELNSLRAKCMKLYGYDWISLPLVYTQVATVAVYSFFLACLIGRQFLDPAQGYPGHDLDFYLPVFTLLQFFFYVGWLKVAEQLINPFGEDDDDFETNWLVDRNLQVSLLSVDEMYDSLPLVERDMYWNESEPQPPYTAASAEHRKPSFMGSALDISVPKEEMEFQSNLGQIKENEEANYSTPLLGGLGRLLGVQSPNFPRASRVSLLRRRPGAPLSRFPLYLHPEAPSTPNQGRLPLNHERDPDYAFSNMPLYERPGFYSCPQTPIHCVPPAVPRPRPARRTQNEWDRSCSSLAPPMVGSQQLPPDTPNHVPPPPSSAFPWLSEDGKVPSTPTFSFPDPPPELCPISKLRPGHGLLSRRPLPPHLTLDTLPSADSQPGTPSARAAGSGGERVFSFTPPSRTAAANPINPNSSSSSINATSTNSAGTTGSLCNGTSHTNFSNHGNFGTNMRASNGGTNGGPSNNMNTVSTSASSQEETIQQHSPNDSGISLAEGDLLGVLVAGAVNKAAGGREQDCENKV